From Blastocatellia bacterium, one genomic window encodes:
- a CDS encoding RDD family protein: MAAPATISTKGTPPGPFAPDTQSIPSASVPPIEVRTLADEDWLEDVALELPASPEADAASSPVAERGAHVKEEVPAVSREIADPVGPAGFFRRLYAGLVDAGVIAFACLPFVSCVELAQGNLTDWRVLALLGIVAALVGFIYLSLLLTMGGRTVGMAVAGLLVLDARTMDLPSFFQVVLRMVGLLLGIASFGIGLLWAIVDRERRTFSDLFSRTVVRRVSESVYDSQQVRAPWLYRPGRR; this comes from the coding sequence TTGGCAGCACCCGCCACCATCTCAACGAAGGGAACACCACCCGGCCCGTTTGCGCCTGATACACAATCTATCCCTTCGGCCTCAGTACCTCCTATTGAGGTACGCACTCTGGCGGATGAAGATTGGCTGGAGGACGTCGCACTGGAACTCCCTGCAAGTCCTGAAGCTGATGCTGCCAGTTCTCCGGTAGCTGAGAGGGGTGCTCACGTCAAGGAGGAGGTACCGGCAGTTTCCCGGGAGATTGCTGATCCCGTCGGTCCAGCCGGTTTCTTTCGGCGCCTTTATGCCGGGCTTGTGGATGCGGGGGTCATTGCATTCGCCTGCCTGCCCTTTGTCTCTTGTGTTGAGCTGGCGCAAGGAAATCTGACTGATTGGAGGGTCCTCGCTCTTCTCGGGATCGTAGCAGCACTGGTGGGATTCATTTATCTCAGCTTGCTGCTGACGATGGGGGGACGTACCGTCGGGATGGCTGTGGCCGGACTGCTGGTCCTTGATGCCCGTACGATGGATCTCCCCTCATTCTTTCAAGTAGTGCTTCGCATGGTGGGATTACTTCTGGGGATCGCTTCGTTCGGTATCGGGCTGTTGTGGGCGATTGTTGATCGTGAGCGACGGACGTTTTCCGATCTCTTCTCTCGAACGGTCGTTCGACGCGTTTCAGAATCCGTCTATGACAGTCAACAGGTCCGTGCTCCCTGGCTCTATCGGCCGGGACGGCGATGA